In one Echinicola marina genomic region, the following are encoded:
- a CDS encoding glycosyltransferase family protein, with protein sequence MKFIFIVQGEGRGHMTQAIALSTILAEQGHEVSHVLIGKSKRRQLPEFVRKNLKAPITQFESPNFHTDNKGKSINLFKTITKNILRSQKFIHSFQIIDRVIKADQPNIIINFYDMLAGLYNFTFRPKAAFWTIGHQYLIYHSSFPFAPNSLIQKKMFQFNTAITALGADKLLALSFRDYPKSAQKKLIVIPPVLRSEIHNLTTTEGDYILSYIVNPGYAEEIISFGKENPEIKIEAFWDQKDSEKVYHPHSNITFHQIDDHKFLEKMANCKGLICTAGFESVCEAMYLGKQVMMVPVSGQYEQACNAIDAQNAQAGLAHHSFDFKLFSDYLNSCTKNDQSFIKWQQQLPKMIEKIIEYPNSSSFQ encoded by the coding sequence ATGAAATTCATCTTTATCGTCCAAGGCGAAGGACGTGGCCATATGACCCAAGCCATAGCCTTGTCTACCATATTAGCAGAGCAAGGGCACGAAGTGAGCCATGTCCTTATAGGGAAAAGCAAGAGAAGACAATTGCCCGAATTTGTTCGCAAAAACCTAAAGGCACCCATCACCCAATTTGAAAGCCCCAATTTTCATACTGACAACAAGGGAAAATCAATCAACCTGTTCAAAACAATCACCAAAAATATCTTAAGATCACAAAAATTCATCCATAGTTTTCAGATCATCGATAGGGTCATTAAAGCTGATCAACCCAATATTATCATCAACTTTTATGATATGCTGGCTGGACTTTACAATTTCACATTTAGGCCAAAAGCTGCTTTCTGGACCATCGGCCACCAATATCTCATATACCATTCATCCTTTCCCTTTGCTCCCAATAGTTTGATTCAAAAAAAAATGTTTCAGTTCAACACGGCGATCACGGCACTTGGTGCAGACAAACTATTGGCCCTTTCCTTCAGAGACTATCCCAAAAGTGCTCAAAAAAAATTGATTGTGATACCTCCTGTATTAAGATCAGAAATTCATAACCTAACCACCACTGAAGGAGACTATATCCTTAGCTATATCGTTAACCCAGGCTATGCAGAGGAAATTATTTCTTTTGGGAAAGAAAATCCAGAAATCAAAATAGAGGCATTTTGGGATCAAAAAGATAGTGAAAAAGTCTATCACCCCCATTCCAACATTACCTTTCACCAAATTGATGACCACAAATTCCTTGAAAAAATGGCCAATTGCAAAGGATTAATATGCACAGCAGGCTTTGAATCTGTCTGCGAGGCCATGTATCTGGGCAAACAGGTAATGATGGTTCCTGTCAGTGGGCAGTATGAACAAGCCTGCAATGCCATTGATGCTCAAAATGCCCAAGCCGGCCTTGCACATCATAGCTTTGATTTTAAGCTGTTTTCAGATTATCTGAACAGCTGCACAAAAAACGACCAATCCTTCATAAAGTGGCAACAGCAATTGCCCAAAATGATCGAAAAAATCATTGAATATCCCAATTCATCATCCTTCCAATAA
- a CDS encoding ribonuclease HII gives MKLLPYLEANRLEAGCDEVGRGCLCGPVVAAAVILPENFANEIINDSKKLSKGYRESLITEIKGKAIAWAVAEASVEEIDQINILNASFLAMSRAVESLDTAPDHLLIDGNRFKSKLEIPYDCIIKGDGKYASIAAASILAKVYRDNLMAEYAKEYPGYGWEKNAGYPTKQHRQGILELGSTPIHRRSFKLLPDQLALDL, from the coding sequence ATGAAGTTGTTACCTTATTTAGAAGCTAACAGGTTAGAAGCAGGATGTGATGAAGTGGGCAGAGGCTGTCTATGCGGGCCTGTGGTAGCTGCTGCAGTGATCCTTCCAGAGAACTTTGCCAATGAAATCATCAATGACTCCAAAAAACTGAGCAAGGGATACAGGGAAAGCCTGATCACAGAAATAAAGGGAAAAGCCATCGCTTGGGCTGTCGCAGAAGCTTCAGTAGAAGAAATTGATCAAATCAATATACTGAATGCCTCATTTCTCGCCATGAGCAGAGCGGTAGAATCCTTGGACACAGCCCCAGACCATCTTTTAATCGACGGAAACCGGTTTAAGAGTAAGCTTGAGATACCTTATGACTGTATAATAAAAGGTGACGGAAAATATGCCAGTATCGCAGCAGCCTCTATTTTGGCAAAAGTTTATAGGGATAATCTAATGGCCGAATACGCCAAAGAATACCCTGGATATGGCTGGGAGAAAAATGCTGGCTATCCTACTAAACAACACAGACAAGGCATACTGGAATTGGGTTCTACTCCAATTCACCGTAGATCCTTTAAGCTATTACCAGACCAGTTAGCTTTAGATCTTTAG
- a CDS encoding GH92 family glycosyl hydrolase → MKTYNWHRRKNWIWTAPLLLVLLLSCGQREGTKQTELSKEVNLTQYVNQYIGSGGHGHVFVGANLPFGGVQLGPVNLTEGWDWCSGYHISDSTLIGFAHTHLSGTGIGDLGDVLVMPIVGETKVYKGDPEQPDSGYFSYFSHDEEVVKPGYYSVKVDRYDVLAEMTATERVGFHRYTFPESKEAKILINLKQGIGWDSPTNTHIRIVNDTTISGYRHSKGWAADQKLFFTAVLSKPIQSIELFDINEPVAGKEHTAKAVKALLGFETEKDEVVEMKVAISPVSEENALLNLQEELPHWDFDKVVADADEAWNQELNKLQVEMKEKDELVKFYTALYHTMIAPSVFNDVNGDYRGADGEVRNDQAFTNLTTFSLWDIYRGCSPLYTITQQDRMVDMVASMLKIYEQQGKLPVWHLMGNETNTMPGYSAVPIIVDAYLKGIPMDAELAFEAVKTTAMRDEFGLDKVKELGYIPANDEVENVSKGLEYALSDWSIAQMAKAMGKEEDYEYFSKRGQYYKNYFDPEVGFMRGKVSDTEWREPFSPFTSVHMKGDFTEGNSWQYTFLVPQDVEGLVKLLGGKEAFISKLDSLFLVEGDMGEEASNDITGLIGQYAHGNEPSHHVTYMYGYVDQQYKTAEKVRYILKELYANKPDGLSGNEDVGQMSAWLVLSSLGFYPVNPAGGQYVWGSPTVDNAVIRMDNGKTLELSVNNNSSENIYIQSVTYNGEPYSSQFLMHEDLVKGGHLVIEMGASPKECE, encoded by the coding sequence ATGAAAACATATAATTGGCATAGGAGAAAGAATTGGATTTGGACAGCACCTCTTTTATTGGTGCTACTGTTAAGTTGTGGACAGAGGGAGGGGACTAAACAGACTGAACTGTCCAAAGAAGTTAATTTAACTCAATATGTCAATCAGTACATTGGTTCTGGAGGCCATGGACATGTTTTCGTAGGAGCAAATCTGCCATTTGGCGGGGTGCAGCTAGGTCCTGTGAATTTAACTGAAGGTTGGGATTGGTGCTCTGGTTACCACATATCGGATTCGACCTTGATCGGATTTGCCCATACGCATTTGAGTGGAACGGGTATAGGTGATTTGGGGGATGTTTTGGTCATGCCAATAGTGGGGGAAACAAAAGTTTATAAAGGCGATCCAGAGCAGCCTGATTCAGGGTATTTTTCTTATTTCTCCCATGATGAAGAGGTGGTGAAGCCGGGATATTATTCCGTTAAGGTAGACAGGTATGATGTTTTGGCAGAAATGACGGCTACAGAAAGGGTTGGTTTTCATCGTTATACATTTCCCGAAAGCAAGGAGGCCAAGATCCTTATCAATTTGAAACAAGGAATTGGTTGGGACAGCCCCACGAATACCCATATTCGAATAGTAAATGATACAACCATTTCAGGTTATCGTCATTCAAAAGGATGGGCGGCAGATCAAAAATTGTTTTTTACAGCAGTTTTGTCCAAGCCTATTCAATCCATTGAGCTGTTTGACATAAATGAGCCAGTTGCCGGTAAGGAACATACAGCCAAGGCTGTAAAGGCCCTGTTGGGATTTGAGACGGAGAAGGATGAGGTAGTGGAGATGAAAGTGGCGATTTCTCCTGTCAGTGAAGAAAATGCCTTATTGAACCTTCAGGAGGAATTGCCCCACTGGGATTTTGATAAGGTGGTAGCAGATGCAGATGAGGCTTGGAATCAGGAGCTTAATAAGCTTCAAGTGGAAATGAAGGAGAAGGATGAGTTGGTGAAGTTTTATACAGCATTATATCATACTATGATTGCTCCTTCAGTATTTAATGATGTAAATGGAGACTATAGAGGTGCCGATGGTGAGGTTAGAAATGATCAAGCATTTACCAATTTGACTACCTTCTCCTTATGGGATATCTACAGAGGATGCAGTCCACTTTATACCATTACCCAACAGGACAGAATGGTGGATATGGTTGCGTCCATGTTGAAGATTTATGAGCAACAAGGAAAATTACCTGTATGGCACCTGATGGGCAATGAGACCAATACCATGCCTGGTTATAGTGCTGTTCCTATCATTGTTGATGCCTATTTGAAAGGGATTCCAATGGATGCTGAATTGGCATTTGAGGCAGTGAAAACCACCGCAATGAGGGATGAGTTTGGCCTGGATAAGGTAAAAGAGCTTGGATATATACCTGCAAATGATGAAGTGGAGAATGTTTCCAAGGGTTTGGAATATGCGCTTTCTGACTGGAGTATTGCTCAAATGGCCAAGGCTATGGGCAAGGAAGAGGATTACGAATACTTCTCCAAAAGGGGACAATACTATAAAAATTACTTCGACCCTGAGGTAGGTTTTATGAGAGGCAAAGTTTCCGATACAGAATGGAGGGAGCCATTTAGTCCATTTACTTCAGTCCATATGAAGGGTGATTTTACAGAAGGTAATTCATGGCAATATACTTTCTTGGTGCCCCAGGACGTGGAAGGTTTGGTTAAATTGTTGGGTGGAAAAGAGGCATTTATCTCCAAGTTGGATTCCTTGTTCCTTGTAGAAGGCGATATGGGAGAGGAAGCCTCCAATGATATTACCGGTTTGATCGGCCAATATGCCCATGGAAATGAACCGAGTCATCATGTTACTTATATGTATGGATATGTGGATCAGCAATATAAGACTGCGGAAAAAGTAAGGTACATTTTAAAAGAGCTTTATGCCAATAAGCCTGATGGCTTAAGTGGCAATGAGGATGTGGGGCAAATGTCCGCTTGGTTGGTACTTTCTTCCCTAGGCTTTTATCCGGTTAATCCGGCAGGTGGTCAATATGTTTGGGGAAGTCCAACAGTGGATAATGCAGTCATTAGGATGGATAATGGCAAGACCTTGGAGCTTAGCGTGAATAATAATTCTTCGGAAAATATTTATATTCAAAGTGTGACATACAATGGTGAGCCTTACAGCAGTCAGTTTCTGATGCATGAGGATTTGGTAAAAGGAGGGCATTTGGTCATTGAGATGGGGGCTAGCCCAAAAGAATGTGAGTGA
- a CDS encoding MGH1-like glycoside hydrolase domain-containing protein, giving the protein MNIERLRLKEDQDRVKHWKKWGPYLTERQWGTVREDYSADGSAWENVTHEDARSKAYRWGEEGLGGFSDHKQKLCLAWAFWNGKDPMIKERLFGLTGNQGNHGEDVKELYYYLDSTPTHSYMKMLYKYPQHEFPYKDLEDENSRRGKLDPEYELIDTGIFDKDEYFDIFIEYAKEDFEDIVSRATIHNRSNQDATIWVMPTIWFRKTWFTGHEPFLPKLSKKSDNQIQAFSPKSGNFHFYFDGNPELLFCDNETNREKLYDIGNQKKFLKDAINDYVVEGKTKHLNPDNFGTKAAGLYKIVIPAGKSEVVTFRMKRKDSLVNMEECDEIIKNRIHDADEFYLDLQGHVTDEELRNIQRQAYAGMMWGKQFYYYNVERWLEGDPGRYVPPVERKKGRNHNWRHLQNYDIISMPDKWEYPWYAAWDLAFHCIPIARMDPKFAKDQLLVLLSEWYMHPNGQIPAYEWNFNDVNPPIHAYAIQRVFQIDRKMNGGMGDFEFLERALHKLMLNFTWWVNQKDSDGQNIFEGGFLGLDNVSLFDRSHVDQFGAKLEQADATSWMAMFSLNMLRISLDLCEKNKVYQYTATKFLEHFLYIAGAMNNISGQNISLWDDEDNFFYDVLHIDDKAPKRMKVRSIVGLIPLFAVEPIKEEMYENLTEFKQRLDFFLKEKPKLASLVSNWIEPGKDKRHLFSLLRGHRMKSLLNKLLDPEEFLSDYGIRSVSKYHKDHPYSMKLNGEKHTVKYTPGESDTRMFGGNSNWRGPIWFPINWLIMESLKKFNYYYGGDFPIEYPTGSGKFITLDIIAKELSLRNIDIFKRNQEGKRPVFGDNEKMQNDPHFRDYILFFEYFHGDNGKGLGSSHQTGWTGLVAEMIHKYFPREEKVEDEVVTLFRS; this is encoded by the coding sequence ATGAATATAGAGAGACTAAGACTTAAAGAAGATCAGGATAGGGTCAAACATTGGAAAAAATGGGGACCTTATTTAACTGAGCGACAATGGGGTACAGTAAGAGAGGATTATAGTGCGGATGGTTCGGCCTGGGAGAATGTTACTCATGAGGATGCAAGAAGCAAAGCTTATAGATGGGGAGAGGAAGGCTTAGGTGGCTTTAGTGATCATAAGCAAAAACTTTGCTTAGCTTGGGCTTTCTGGAATGGCAAAGACCCTATGATCAAAGAAAGATTATTTGGTCTGACAGGCAATCAAGGAAATCATGGGGAAGATGTAAAGGAACTGTACTATTACTTGGACAGTACGCCTACCCATAGTTATATGAAAATGCTCTATAAATATCCGCAGCATGAATTCCCTTATAAAGACCTGGAAGATGAAAATTCAAGAAGAGGAAAACTGGATCCTGAATACGAGCTCATCGATACGGGAATTTTTGATAAAGACGAATACTTTGACATTTTCATTGAATATGCCAAAGAGGACTTTGAGGATATCGTTTCAAGAGCTACGATTCATAATAGGAGCAATCAAGATGCAACTATTTGGGTAATGCCCACCATTTGGTTCAGGAAAACCTGGTTTACAGGGCATGAGCCATTTCTGCCCAAGCTTTCCAAGAAATCGGACAATCAAATCCAAGCCTTTTCGCCCAAATCAGGAAATTTTCATTTTTACTTTGATGGTAATCCTGAGCTCTTATTCTGCGATAACGAAACCAATAGGGAGAAGCTTTATGATATAGGGAATCAAAAAAAGTTTCTAAAAGATGCCATCAATGACTATGTCGTAGAAGGCAAGACAAAACACCTCAATCCCGACAATTTTGGCACCAAAGCTGCCGGTCTGTATAAAATCGTTATTCCAGCAGGTAAATCAGAAGTGGTTACTTTCCGTATGAAGCGAAAAGATAGCCTTGTTAACATGGAAGAATGTGATGAAATCATCAAAAACAGGATCCATGATGCAGATGAATTTTACCTGGATCTTCAGGGTCATGTTACCGATGAAGAACTTCGAAACATTCAAAGGCAGGCCTATGCCGGCATGATGTGGGGAAAGCAGTTTTACTATTATAATGTGGAACGTTGGCTAGAAGGTGATCCGGGGCGTTATGTACCACCAGTGGAGAGAAAAAAAGGCAGAAATCATAATTGGCGACATCTACAGAACTATGATATTATCTCCATGCCTGACAAATGGGAATATCCTTGGTATGCTGCTTGGGACTTGGCTTTCCACTGTATTCCCATTGCCCGAATGGACCCTAAATTCGCCAAAGACCAGTTATTGGTCCTACTGAGCGAATGGTATATGCACCCTAATGGCCAAATACCGGCCTATGAGTGGAATTTTAACGATGTGAACCCGCCTATTCATGCATATGCGATCCAAAGGGTCTTCCAAATAGACAGAAAAATGAATGGTGGTATGGGAGATTTTGAATTCCTTGAGCGGGCCTTACATAAACTTATGCTCAACTTTACCTGGTGGGTAAACCAAAAGGACAGCGATGGACAAAATATCTTTGAAGGAGGTTTCTTGGGGTTGGATAATGTCAGCCTTTTTGACCGTTCGCATGTAGACCAGTTTGGTGCCAAACTGGAGCAAGCAGACGCCACATCCTGGATGGCCATGTTTAGTCTAAACATGCTGAGGATTTCCTTGGATCTCTGTGAAAAGAACAAGGTGTACCAGTATACCGCTACCAAGTTCCTGGAGCATTTTCTCTATATCGCCGGTGCCATGAACAACATCTCCGGACAAAATATCAGTTTGTGGGATGATGAGGACAATTTCTTCTATGACGTCCTCCATATCGATGACAAGGCACCTAAAAGAATGAAAGTAAGGTCCATCGTTGGGCTAATCCCCTTATTTGCGGTAGAGCCCATCAAAGAAGAAATGTATGAAAACCTTACTGAATTCAAACAGCGATTGGATTTCTTCCTTAAAGAAAAGCCCAAACTGGCCTCTCTGGTTTCTAACTGGATAGAACCTGGAAAGGATAAAAGGCACTTGTTTTCACTCTTGCGAGGTCACAGAATGAAAAGCCTATTGAACAAACTTTTGGATCCTGAGGAATTTCTTTCTGACTATGGCATCCGGTCTGTCTCCAAATACCATAAAGACCATCCATACTCCATGAAGCTAAACGGAGAGAAACATACTGTCAAATATACTCCAGGAGAATCAGATACTCGGATGTTTGGTGGTAACTCCAACTGGCGCGGCCCGATCTGGTTCCCCATTAACTGGTTGATCATGGAATCCCTGAAGAAGTTCAACTATTATTACGGAGGAGATTTTCCTATTGAATACCCAACAGGTTCTGGCAAATTCATCACCTTGGACATCATTGCCAAAGAATTGTCCCTGAGAAATATCGATATATTCAAACGAAACCAAGAGGGGAAAAGACCGGTATTTGGAGATAATGAAAAAATGCAGAATGACCCACATTTCAGGGACTATATTCTCTTTTTTGAGTATTTTCATGGTGATAATGGTAAGGGATTGGGATCTTCCCACCAGACAGGCTGGACAGGGCTGGTTGCCGAAATGATCCATAAATATTTCCCCAGAGAAGAAAAAGTAGAAGATGAAGTTGTTACCTTATTTAGAAGCTAA
- a CDS encoding UDP-2,3-diacylglucosamine diphosphatase: protein MKTHFKTIVVSDLHLGTKGSKAKEVVRFLKNYHCENLILNGDIIDGWQLKKSGSWKKKHTRFFNRILKMIDNDNTKVYYLRGNHDDFLDQILPLEIGNLSIQKDMIYQSHGKKYLVLHGDIFDSITTNLRWIAYLGDIGYTFLLWLNRLVNHYRRKRGLRYFSLSQYIKNKVKSAVSYIDKYEEELAKMAKAKGCDGIICGHIHKAESRMIDGIAYHNSGDWVETMSALAEDYDGNWQLIYYNELDFARSVNDDKVIPLNTPQRYTEVSFFGSNENIIIPPSSFES, encoded by the coding sequence TTGAAAACACATTTTAAGACCATCGTCGTTTCTGACCTACACTTGGGCACAAAGGGATCCAAAGCAAAAGAAGTAGTTAGATTTCTAAAAAACTACCACTGCGAAAACCTCATCCTCAACGGTGACATTATTGATGGATGGCAATTAAAAAAATCTGGATCATGGAAAAAGAAGCACACCCGTTTTTTTAACAGAATCCTAAAAATGATTGATAATGATAATACTAAAGTATATTATCTGAGAGGAAACCATGACGATTTTTTAGACCAAATCCTCCCTTTGGAAATCGGGAACCTGTCGATTCAAAAGGACATGATCTACCAATCACACGGCAAGAAATACTTGGTCCTTCATGGTGATATTTTTGATAGTATCACTACTAATCTCAGATGGATTGCCTATTTAGGAGATATCGGATATACATTTCTTTTATGGTTAAATCGCCTGGTAAACCATTATAGAAGAAAAAGAGGCTTAAGGTATTTTTCCCTCTCCCAATACATAAAAAACAAGGTGAAATCGGCTGTATCCTATATTGACAAATACGAGGAAGAACTTGCCAAAATGGCCAAAGCCAAAGGATGTGACGGGATTATCTGCGGCCATATTCATAAAGCTGAATCCAGGATGATAGACGGGATTGCTTATCACAATTCCGGTGATTGGGTGGAAACCATGAGTGCCTTGGCGGAGGATTATGATGGCAACTGGCAATTGATCTATTATAACGAGCTGGATTTTGCGAGGTCAGTGAATGATGATAAAGTAATCCCCCTAAACACTCCCCAAAGATATACTGAAGTTTCCTTTTTTGGCTCAAACGAAAACATCATTATTCCTCCTTCTTCGTTTGAATCATGA
- a CDS encoding FKBP-type peptidyl-prolyl cis-trans isomerase produces the protein MSVATKGSTVKVHYTGKLKDGTVFDSSENREPLQFTVGDGNMIKGFDQAVDGMEVGQDKSVTIPSDEAYGAKRDDMMIDVPIEQVPADIKPEVGMDLSIQNQQGQPVPVKVVQVDAEKIVLDANHPLAGEDLIFDIKLVEIA, from the coding sequence ATGTCTGTAGCAACTAAAGGAAGTACAGTAAAAGTACACTACACAGGGAAGTTAAAGGACGGTACTGTTTTCGATTCTTCAGAAAACAGAGAGCCTCTTCAATTTACAGTTGGTGATGGAAATATGATTAAAGGTTTCGATCAAGCTGTAGATGGTATGGAGGTAGGACAGGATAAAAGCGTAACTATCCCTTCTGATGAGGCTTATGGTGCCAAGAGAGATGATATGATGATTGATGTGCCAATCGAACAAGTTCCTGCAGATATCAAGCCTGAAGTGGGTATGGATCTGTCTATACAAAATCAACAAGGTCAACCAGTTCCTGTTAAAGTGGTTCAGGTAGACGCGGAAAAAATCGTTTTGGATGCAAATCACCCGCTTGCTGGTGAAGATTTGATATTCGATATAAAATTGGTTGAGATAGCTTAA
- a CDS encoding sigma-54-dependent transcriptional regulator, with amino-acid sequence MEENSLGKILIVDDNEDLLFAAKMLLKKHAKEVTIEKDPRRIPFLVNNNSYDVILLDMNFTEDTTSGKEGFHWLKQIKEIDPKAVVILITAFGDVEMAVQALKEGATDFILKPWQNEKLLATLTSASRLKESYNQVDSISKKSKQLQADLKKPFSEIIGQSAAMKNIFSIIDKVAQTDANVLILGENGTGKELIARAIHDRSLRYDEIFVGVDMGAITETLFESELFGHKRGAFTDAKEDRAGRFEVADKGTLFLDEIGNLSMPLQSKLLTALQKREVTRIGTNKSIPVDIRLISATNMKVHDMVMDNTFRQDLLYRINTVEIFLPPLRDRQDDIPLLANHFLKAYAKKYRKEFNGFKPAAIQLLQHYSWPGNIRELQHAIERAIIMAEGDELDSRDFFFLSSKPVAEKVSNNTSLNLDEVEKNVIQKAIDKNGGNISKAAKELGLTRASLYRRLEKYGL; translated from the coding sequence ATGGAAGAAAATAGTCTCGGAAAAATACTTATTGTAGATGATAATGAAGACCTGCTTTTTGCTGCCAAAATGCTGCTGAAAAAGCACGCCAAAGAAGTAACCATAGAAAAAGACCCCAGACGAATTCCATTTTTGGTCAATAATAACAGTTATGATGTTATTTTATTGGATATGAACTTCACCGAAGACACCACTTCGGGCAAGGAAGGCTTTCACTGGCTAAAACAAATCAAAGAAATTGACCCTAAAGCTGTTGTTATCCTTATCACTGCATTTGGAGATGTCGAAATGGCGGTACAAGCACTGAAAGAAGGAGCTACAGACTTTATCCTAAAGCCTTGGCAAAATGAAAAACTTTTGGCCACTTTGACCTCTGCCAGCCGACTAAAGGAAAGCTACAATCAGGTAGATTCCATTTCCAAAAAGTCCAAGCAGCTCCAAGCTGATCTCAAAAAACCTTTTTCAGAAATCATTGGGCAAAGTGCTGCCATGAAAAACATTTTTTCGATCATTGACAAGGTAGCCCAAACCGATGCCAATGTACTCATACTAGGGGAAAACGGCACAGGAAAAGAACTTATTGCCAGAGCCATCCATGATCGGTCCTTGAGGTATGATGAGATATTTGTAGGTGTAGATATGGGGGCCATCACTGAGACTTTATTTGAAAGTGAACTTTTTGGACATAAAAGAGGCGCTTTCACAGATGCAAAAGAGGACAGAGCAGGAAGGTTTGAAGTAGCAGACAAAGGTACTCTCTTCTTGGACGAAATAGGTAATCTGAGCATGCCATTGCAGTCAAAACTGTTGACAGCCTTGCAGAAAAGGGAAGTAACAAGGATCGGCACCAACAAGTCCATTCCCGTAGATATCCGACTGATCAGTGCTACCAATATGAAAGTACATGATATGGTCATGGACAATACCTTCAGACAGGATCTATTGTACAGGATCAATACCGTGGAGATATTCCTACCGCCCTTGCGTGATAGGCAAGATGATATTCCTTTATTGGCCAATCACTTCCTAAAAGCATATGCCAAAAAATACAGAAAAGAATTCAATGGCTTTAAACCAGCCGCCATCCAGCTCTTGCAGCATTACAGCTGGCCTGGAAATATCAGAGAGCTTCAACATGCCATAGAAAGGGCTATCATTATGGCTGAAGGTGATGAATTGGACAGCAGGGATTTCTTCTTCCTCTCTTCAAAACCGGTAGCTGAAAAAGTCAGCAATAATACCAGTCTCAATCTTGATGAAGTAGAAAAAAATGTGATCCAAAAAGCCATCGACAAGAATGGCGGGAACATCTCAAAAGCGGCAAAAGAGTTGGGCTTAACCCGCGCCTCTTTGTACAGAAGATTAGAAAAATATGGACTATAA
- a CDS encoding sensor histidine kinase, translated as MDYKVGLLGRVVLLSMTLFILSYAILNEAGVFITSLFIILVIAQLIFLVNYAESSFKKVRQFLDNIKQNNYATVYPVKFDGTETDDLHIEFNAILAKLKEDQAEKEANFQYFRSVFQHLSIGLITFEEDGQVQILNTAAKRMLNIEQLGHIEEIEDVNKELHFAIKNLRTGGSELIKIAHPDGIMQLSVYVIELVLRNVKFKLVSLQNIQSELEEKEMEAWQNLVRVLTHEIMNSIAPISSLASTIKGDIQSQLDKGGDIPVHDVEDYLMGIATIEKRSEGLIDFVSDFRSLAHIPVPKFSAIKIHELFGQLATLFSHQIDELSIKCEKKIEPENLLLFADSSLIEQVLINIIQNAIHAVEDSDEKKISLRAFIDEAGKIIIEISDTGRGIEEEALNKIFIPFFTTKQKGSGIGLSLSKQIMRRHKGNIQVKSSIGMGTTFKLIFNA; from the coding sequence ATGGACTATAAAGTCGGGCTACTAGGAAGAGTGGTCCTGCTTTCCATGACCCTCTTTATACTTTCCTATGCAATACTCAACGAAGCGGGTGTTTTCATCACTTCCTTGTTTATTATTTTGGTCATTGCCCAATTGATTTTTCTGGTCAACTATGCGGAAAGCAGTTTCAAAAAGGTCCGTCAGTTTTTGGACAATATCAAGCAAAACAATTATGCCACCGTTTACCCTGTAAAATTTGATGGGACAGAAACAGATGACCTGCACATTGAATTTAATGCCATTTTGGCAAAGCTAAAGGAAGACCAAGCCGAAAAAGAGGCCAACTTCCAATACTTCAGGTCAGTATTCCAACACCTGAGCATTGGTCTGATTACCTTCGAAGAAGATGGTCAGGTTCAGATCCTTAATACGGCAGCCAAAAGAATGTTAAATATAGAACAACTTGGACACATTGAAGAAATTGAAGATGTCAATAAGGAACTCCACTTTGCGATCAAAAACCTAAGAACAGGAGGAAGCGAACTGATCAAAATAGCCCACCCAGATGGCATTATGCAGCTCTCCGTTTATGTGATTGAATTGGTCCTCAGAAATGTAAAGTTCAAGCTTGTTTCCCTGCAGAATATCCAAAGTGAGCTAGAAGAAAAAGAAATGGAAGCTTGGCAAAATCTGGTAAGGGTTTTGACCCATGAAATCATGAACAGCATTGCCCCTATTTCCTCATTGGCCTCCACCATTAAGGGGGATATTCAATCACAACTGGACAAAGGAGGAGACATACCTGTCCATGATGTTGAAGATTATTTGATGGGGATAGCCACCATAGAAAAGCGCAGTGAGGGATTGATCGATTTTGTCAGTGACTTCAGGAGTTTGGCCCATATCCCTGTACCTAAATTTTCGGCCATTAAGATTCATGAACTTTTCGGGCAGCTAGCGACACTTTTCAGTCATCAAATAGATGAACTGAGCATCAAATGCGAGAAAAAAATTGAGCCTGAAAACCTACTATTATTCGCTGATAGTTCTTTGATCGAGCAAGTCTTAATAAACATTATCCAAAATGCCATTCATGCCGTGGAGGATTCTGATGAGAAAAAGATCTCTCTAAGGGCCTTTATTGATGAAGCGGGAAAAATCATCATTGAAATCAGTGATACAGGTAGAGGGATCGAGGAAGAGGCCCTCAACAAGATTTTTATCCCTTTCTTTACTACCAAACAAAAAGGGTCCGGAATTGGTCTAAGCCTTTCCAAACAAATCATGAGAAGACATAAAGGCAATATTCAAGTAAAATCAAGCATCGGAATGGGCACTACCTTCAAACTGATCTTCAACGCTTAG